The Glycine max cultivar Williams 82 chromosome 3, Glycine_max_v4.0, whole genome shotgun sequence sequence TATGCCTACGATTGttggtgtaggtaaaactctttaagactatttgaatttgaatactagtctcttgttttttttagtaaatactcaatctcaaaaaataattttcaaaatctagtacaaaaattgaaaagttccactcataaataatttttaaactcactttaaaaatatataagaataaattgaactattaaaaaaataaatggtcaaattgaatataataaaaaatgtaatggcaaaaaaatatatcttagcTTTCAATTTAAAGTACCAAATCCATCACCATTATTTTACAATCTTAAATTTCGCACCAGTTCTTGAGTGTTTCtacctaaaatttaaaaaatgacaattgGATGATGAAAAATGTATACTTTGTACCACTAATGTTTCCTTGTTTAATTTACATAGCCGTGGTCTTCAGacgtaaatataaaattaaaactttaaccATGTTTTAGGATAAGATAATAATCAATATCCAAACGATTTGTTTAGTATGGATTTCAACATGAATTCCACTTTTGTCCCGCTACTGAGATACTTTGGTTTTCCATTACGCGTTGGCTTCTCTTTCATAATGTGTTTCTATAACTAACCAAAATTAATGTCAATTATGCTAGATAACATTTTGATTTCAAGAAGTAACAGCCAAGAAACAAAAATGGGGATAAAAAGCCTGATTGGTTTCTTAAAAGAGATTACGCGACGAGAGATTTTTAAATTCCAGTGAGAAAATGACAAATAATCTTTTACAGAAAAAACAAGAGGCATGAGCTTTAATATTTGTTCACGCGTATAGATCACTCTTCGAGCTCTCAtcctctctcttcctctctcttCGAGCTCTCAtcttctctcttcctctctcttCGAGCTCTCATCCTCCACGGCCCCGTGTTAATGCTTTAATCTGTAACTCTCTTTCCATTCAAAGGTTACTACTATTGtacgtttttttttctcacactcttttttatttttctttaacctAAAACTCACTCTTTCCCCGGTTTCTTCAGAACTCCATTCTCGGCTTTCTTCGAAGCGTTGAGCTAAGGGACTTGAGGACTGAAGACAAAATCACTGTGAGTTTCCTTTTTGacgtttgtttgtttgttacaTCAAAATTTTCGCCACCACGCAGTGGtatttttttttgagtttgtATGTGACTTTAGgttaggaaggaaaaaaaaaagggattgGAAACTTGGCCTTGGATTGCAATGTTACTTAGTATTTGTTCTGTTCAACAATTTCGCATCGTTGTATGTACTTAAAATTTGATAGAATTTAAAGCATTTTAATTGGAAAAGATTGTTTCTAAGGGAATGGGGTTGAATCATTTGCCCTAAGCCCCTAAGTTAATTTGAATTCAGTTGGGGATTTAAGTCACTAAACTGTGTTGTAGGAGATATGTTAGTTGCCTGAACCTCTGTTCATGGCTTTTTTGAAAACCTATTCAATTCACATTGTTTTTATTGGTCCAAGTTTCCCATATAGACTACACTCTGtatgattgaattaattattattttgtgagaATCTTACTTTGTACTCTGTTAGATCTCTATGAAGTTGAATATTGGGATTCGGCTTTGTACAGAcctattattagtttattattatgtcAAAGTTAGATTACATGATTGCTTATATATAGTTAACTTAAGGTGAGAATGAAATCCATGTAGTTTTGAGCTGGTTATTAGAGAACCTAAGACCAATAGCTTCAAATAACCCCTCTAGAAAATTGGGCTCACTTGGTGGTATGTTAAAATACACATCTGTTGAAACTTATTCAGTCCTTCAAGCAAGCTGCCTTCAACACTGGTTTAAAAACTGGCAAGCACTTAGGAGAAACAAATTGACAGCTAGCACTTTTGCTGCTGCTATTGGgttcatagtaaaaaaaaataaaaaagtgggcAGGGTATTTTCTCTGTGAATTTTCGGTTCTCAGTTACTAACTTTTACAATGAAAGCATCTTATGGTTTAGTTTGGTGACAATTTTACCTAACATGCTTGGAAGACTGTGGCTAAGattctcttcctttttaatcttattgcttcttgattttatttctgtgtctttattttaaataatctcAGACTTTCTAACATGGAATTGGATTCTCAATTATCGCATAAATTGGAaacttttatgtttaattggTTTTTCAACTTTTTACCAATCACGTTATTTGAGTTTGTTATAACAATTCTTTATTAATAAGTTATATGGGAAACTATTAAATTGATGTCTCCAGCTGTTAGAGAAGATTCATTCCAGCTGTTAACTGGAGTGAGACAAGCTTAAAAGGTGATAGAACTTAATATCGCATGTTTGGAACTTTTAATTAcgtgcatttttttatatacgtGTACGTCTTACCCAGCTCCAATTATATAAACATGCTTCTGCAGTGGTTTTATCTTCAACACTTCTTTCAAAACCAAATTATTAGTGTGATTGTAACAGACACATTTGGTCATTCTTTGAAATTCAATTGGAAGGTGACTtttgtcttttaatttcttgtatATGTTTCTTCCTTTTAATTATGTTTCAGACATACAGAgattaatcttataaaataGGAAGATTTATTTATGAGAATAAACTTTTGACCacgtatttaaaaaatataattatttgtccATCATATCACACAATCAAgatattagtaaaaataaattatcacatAAATGTTTTTACTCAAACAAGTAGAggatatttatgattttaataaagaaattaaggaagaaaagatatagcacattTTTTTTGTGGATTGAGGTAGCCTGCCTTCCTAATTTTCCATCTAGTTTTGGGTACTTAATTATAATCACACAACCGGAACATAATGATATTAAGTTTGATCGAAATGTATACTTGATTAGTAGGTGTGtcttattttgttgttttttggcTTGTTAGAAGTATGTGATTGTTAGatgtgattttttaatatatttttaattacaggCATTGGCAGAGGAGATCAAGGCAAGATATGATAAAGCAGCTGTCAAAGTTGTTGACCTGGTAAGTTGGATCCAAATGAAATTTTGGCCATTCCTACATTCCTACATTCCtatttaatttaaactaaaGATATGAGAGAAAGTTAAGAATTTAAAGAAAGTTGATAAAAACTTTGTATATACCATGAAAGAATCTTATAATTGGCCCATAGCTTAGtgcataaattatttcttattgaTAGCTAAAGATGGATAGTGCCAGATGTTGCTGTCTATGCCAAGATACATATATATGCTCTACCAATAAAGTTGTAATTCTAGTTGAAGCCATTCTCCTAAGTCCTAATCACTAATTCACTATACTTCCCAAGCTTCAATAACATGATTAATATAGACTGCAAGTGTCTTTCCTTCTGCTGTTTAACGGAAAAAGGCATTGCAATATTTGACTATGAGATTATTTGTAATGCTTTGATATATTGTTGTAGATTCTTACACTTCTACAATTTGGAGGATATACACTAGTGCAAAATTTAGTTGATCTGTATCGAAGCTTTGGGTTTGATACACAGCCAGTCCTCATTGGGCTCATCATATTTCAGGTACTTTTCAAAATTATGGTCTTTccatctaaataaaaaaatttagaagattatctattattatttgttagttttttttattcgtgagaacaaaagataattttaagataatttatctttcattagaatttgatattaaaaattttaaaaaaaatcattgaaaacacaatctcaattaaatgaaaatatttaggtGATAatgtcattaaataaaataaattagttaataataaaaaaggatcACCGAAAACATAATCTCaacaaacatgtgatttatcgtaaaaataaataaacatgtgATTTTTTCTTATGAGATCAAATGAAGTAATCATTAAGGAAAGAATAtactattaatttattgattgacCAGTAGCTTGTTAAGCGCCAATATGCTAACCGAATCAATGatcaatgcaatttttttattttaaccgaatCAATGATTCAACTGCTAATATATTGGTGGTTGTAGGCTTCCAGTGCATTAGACATttagttattagttaaaattctcACAAGAGTCAAAGTTATTGTTTTGGTTCATTAATGCAGAATTAGTACTCTCAATTTGGTTCTTCAAAATTACTTGTCATcatgttagatttttttaattgtcattaAATTAATCTTGTTAACATATATATGCTATGCTTGTAttcttgtgttttatttttcatattttgtttccAGCTAggcaattaaaataatttgtccTTTTCACTGctaacattattaattttatagttgCTAACACGGTTGTGATTGACTTATACCTGGATATTTTAGTTATATTAAGCACTAATTTATTATGtctattttattctactttttcagtttattttatcaaatggatAAGAGTTGGATAGACTACAATTCTCTTAATAAAGAGAAGTATATTAGAGGAGTTTTAAACTTTCTAGATTTTGCATTTGCGAAATCGTCAAAAGGATGGAAAAATTTTATGCCCTTGTACCAAATGTGTCAATTGCAAGTGGCGCTCTCGGATGAATGTTTATGAGCACATTATTAGTAATGGATTTCTAAAAGGATATGTTACTTGGATCTTTCATGGTGAACAAGTTGGCCCATCTAGTTCTTTAGATACATCCCAAGTGGAAGGGGAGTTTGATCATGACATGGATACATTGGTTCATGATGCATTCACAATGCATGCAACTAATGAGAGTAATGACACAGATATAAATATGGAGGATGGAGATTCTAGAGAATTTATGAATGGACCTAGTGTTCAACAATCTGAAGACAATAATAATTCAGAAAAGTTATATCAAATGTTAAGGGAGGCAGAGCAAAGTCTTTATAAAGGTTGTAAGaagtttacaaaattgtcattccTTGTACATTTGTATCACTTAAAGTGTCTAAATGGGTGGACTGATAAAAGTTTTTCGATGTTGTTAGAGCTGTTAAGTGATGCATTACCAGAGGAAAATACTTTGCCCAAATCATTTTATGATACAAAGAAGATTATTTCAGGGTTGGGTCTATCTTATGAAAAAATTCATGTTTGTCCCAATGAATGCATATTGTATAGGAAGGATTTGGCTGATGCTGAAATTTGCCCTAAATGCAATTTGTCAAGATGGAAATATAACTCTGATGATGTTGAATGTAGAAAAAAGATACCTGCAAAGATTCTTCGTTGGTTCCCTCTTATACCTAGATTGCAAAGACTTTTTGTATCACCAAAAACAGCTTGTTCTATGATATGGCATGAGGTTGGTCGAACTAAAGATGGACTCCTGAGGCATCCagctgattcatttgcttggaaGAATTTTGATTGTCAGTATCCTGATTTTGCTTGTGACGCTCGTAATGTTCGACTAGGTTTGGCTACTGATGGCTTTAATCCTTTCAAAACTATGGCAATTTCCCATAGCACTTGGCCTGTTATCTTGATTCTGTACAATCTTCCTCCATGGATGTGTATGAAGCAACctaattttatactttcattGCTTATTCCTGGTCCAAAAGGTCCAGGTATGAACCTTGATGTTTATATGCAGCCTCTTGTGGAAGAATTAAAGGAATTATGGGAAATTGGGGTAAAAACGTTTGATGCATGTAAAAAAGAGTCATTCCAAATGCGTGCTGCAATTATGTGGACTATTAATGATTTTCCTGCTTATGCAAATTTGTCTGGTTGGAGCACTAGAGGCCAATATGCTTGTCCATGTTGTGGTTTTGAGATTGGCTCAAAGTGGTTGCGTTATGGTAGAAAGTTTTGCTATATGTGTCATCGTCGTTGGTTAGAGCCCGATCATAAGTGGATATACAATAAAAGAGATTTTGATGGAACCCAGGAGTTTAGAGCTCCACCTGATCTACCTAGTGGAGCTTTTTCTTTGAGACAGATGGAATATCATGGAGTTGGGGATTGGTCACCATGGAAAAAGAGAAGTATTTTGTTCACATTGCCTTATTGGCAACATAGTGTGCTCCGTCATAATCTTGATGTTATGCACATAGAAAAGAATGTGTGTGATAACATTATTGGGATGTTGTTACAATTAGAAGGTAAGCCAAAGGACAATGATAAGGCACGCTATGATCTTGTTGATATGAATATTAGAAGCCAATTACATCCAAAGATGCACCCAAGTAAAGGCAAACAATATTTTCCTAGAGCTTGTTACCAAATGACttcaaaagagaaagaaacattTTTGGAAGTTCTCAAAACAATAAAAGCTCCTGATGAATATTTGTCTAATATTTCAAGATGTGTGCAAGTGAAGGAACACAAAATATCCGGTCTCAAAAGTTATGATTGTCATCTTTTAATGCAAGAGTTTCTTCCTATAGCTATGAAAGGTTGTTTGCCAGACAAAGTGAGTTTAGCTATATCCGATCTTTGTTGTTTCTTCAAGGAGTTGTGTGGCAAGGTGCTTAATGAGAGTAATTTAGAGCACCTAGAGCATCAAGTAGCTCTAACATTATGCCAATTAGAACAGATTTTTCCTCCATCTTTTTTCATCGTAATGGTACATTTGGTAATCCATTTGGCACATGAAGCAAGAGTTGGAGGACCTGTACATTACCGATGGATGTATCCTATTGAAAGGTATGAatactttttaatcattttaaaacattctagagttataaagtaaaatgatattatcttaatttgtaacctaaaattttctttttaggttCCTTTTGACTCTAAAGTCATTTGTTCGTAATCGAGCACATCCAGAAGGATCTATTGTAGAAGGATATTTAGCTCATGAATGCTTGATATTTTGTTCAAGATATCTATCTAGGGTGGAGActcattttaatcaatttgctcgaaatgatgactcatgttttGTGGAAAATGTAAGTGTTTTAAATCCTAGAGGTAGACCATTGGGGAGAAAGAAGCAAGTTGGATTCAAtgtgaagaagagaaaaagagctTCTCGGATTTCTCTTGATAAGAAAGCATTGGTTCAAGCACATAGATATGTGCTTTTCAATAGCAACAATGTTGACCACTTTCGAaagtaatacaatttttttcatgttcatttatttattgaatatttgtaTAATATCTTTCTATCAATGATAATGCTTACTTTTTCTAACCTTTTTTACATAGAGCCCATACTGATCTTATCAAGAGACAAAATCGTCGATTATCTCCATATGAAGTTGACAAAATTCATAGTAAAGAATTTCCAGATTGGTTCCGTGAAAGAGTAAGTTTAGGAAgaatcaataatattaaattttgaattcatttaaaattttaaccatttgaaataaaattgcgGTAGGTTGCTCGATTGGAAGAGCAAGACAGCACTCTAGTGGCAAATGATATCAAGTGGTTAGCTCGTGGTCCACTAGAAATAGTGAGAAGATATAGCAGGTACATTGTTAATGGAGTTAGATTTCATACAAAGACACGTGAAAGGTGCTTGAAGACTCAAAACAGTGGCATTGTTGTAACTGTTAAGACATTAAGTTATGCCAGTTCAAGAGATAAAAACCCAAAGGAGGGAGAAATCCACTACTATGGTGCACTGACAGATATAATTCAATTGGATTATTCTGGAAAATATAAGGCTATACTTTTCAAGTGTGATTGGGTTGATATAAACAGGGGTTGCAAAATTGATAACTTCGGTAtgacattagtgaatttcaattatttgCAACATACAGGGAATGATATATGTGACGATCCATTTGTTTTTGCATCTCAAGCTAAGAAAGTATTCTATGTGGAGAATAAAACACAAAATGGTTGGCTTGTTGT is a genomic window containing:
- the LOC121174573 gene encoding uncharacterized protein, which gives rise to MSPAVREDSFQLLTGALAEEIKARYDKAAVKVVDLILTLLQFGGYTLVQNLVDLYRSFGFDTQPVLIGLIIFQWRSRMNVYEHIISNGFLKGYVTWIFHGEQVGPSSSLDTSQVEGEFDHDMDTLVHDAFTMHATNESNDTDINMEDGDSREFMNGPSVQQSEDNNNSEKLYQMLREAEQSLYKGCKKFTKLSFLVHLYHLKCLNGWTDKSFSMLLELLSDALPEENTLPKSFYDTKKIISGLGLSYEKIHVCPNECILYRKDLADAEICPKCNLSRWKYNSDDVECRKKIPAKILRWFPLIPRLQRLFVSPKTACSMIWHEVGRTKDGLLRHPADSFAWKNFDCQYPDFACDARNVRLGLATDGFNPFKTMAISHSTWPVILILYNLPPWMCMKQPNFILSLLIPGPKGPGMNLDVYMQPLVEELKELWEIGVKTFDACKKESFQMRAAIMWTINDFPAYANLSGWSTRGQYACPCCGFEIGSKWLRYGRKFCYMCHRRWLEPDHKWIYNKRDFDGTQEFRAPPDLPSGAFSLRQMEYHGVGDWSPWKKRSILFTLPYWQHSVLRHNLDVMHIEKNVCDNIIGMLLQLEGKPKDNDKARYDLVDMNIRSQLHPKMHPSKGKQYFPRACYQMTSKEKETFLEVLKTIKAPDEYLSNISRCVQVKEHKISGLKSYDCHLLMQEFLPIAMKGCLPDKVSLAISDLCCFFKELCGKVLNESSF